The Tolypothrix sp. PCC 7712 region GGTAATGGGTAATGGGTAATTGGTAATTGGTAATAATAATTTCCCCTTTTCCCCCTTCTCCTTTTCCCCTTCCCCTTTTGCCCTTAACCGACAAGTATTGGGATTCCTTTGACATACTCCCGGGCGTAGAAGCACGGGGCTTTAGACCCATTCTTTTGGTAAAAATACCAGTATCATGTAGCTTGTGTTCAGTGTAAGCCATAAAGCACAAACAGCTGTGCCACAGGTGCCGTACTCTCGCTGCTAAAGCACCCTTGAATTTTTCAAATCAAAAATATCAATAATATCAACATGGTAAAGGTAAAAGAGAAAAGGTTTTTAGCAAATTACCAATTACCAATTACCAATTACCAATTACCAATTCCTATTTCAAATATTTCTCCAACAACAATCCCAATTTTTCTTTTGTCGTTGTTGGTGCTTTATCTAAAGGAGTCAAAATTGCATATTTCAAAGCTGAATGTGCATCACTAATAGGTGGATTTTCGCTCAAACGGCGTACAGTTTCTTGAATTACTTTTTGAGCATTAACTGCATTGCGCTGTAAATTGCCTATTACCATTTCTACTGTGACGCTATCATGATCGGGATGCCAACAATCGTAATCTGTTACCAGTGCTAAAGTTGCATAAGCTATTTCTGCTTCCCGCGCTAATTTTGCTTCTGGTAAATTCGTCATACCAATTACTGTTGCACCCCAACTGCGGTAAAGATTGGATTCCGCTTTTGTAGAGAATGCTGGCCCTTCCATACAGACATAAGTGCCACCACGATGCAGAGTTACATCCGCTAAATTCAAAGATGCGATCGCATCTGCTAATACATTAGCTAAGTTATGACAAACCGGATCGCCAAAGGCAATATGTGCCACAATTCCTTCACCAAAAAATGTTGAAATCCGGTTCTTTGTTCTGTCAATAAATTGGTCGGGAATTACCATATCTAGTGGTTTGGCTTCTGCTTTTAATGAACCCACTGCACTAGCTGAAATTAAGTACTTTACACCTAATTTCTTCATAGCATAGATATTGGCACGAAATGGCAACTCTGATGGCAATAACGTATGATTGCGACCATGACGAGCCAAAAAAGCTACTTTAGTGCCATCTAATGTTCCCAAAATTAAAGCATCAGAAGGTGAGCCAAATGGTGTATCTACTTGCACTTCTTCTATATCTTTGAGTGCATCCATTTTGTAAAGACCACTGCCACCAATAATCCCAATCTGCGCTTCTGCCATGATAATTAACCTATCTTTTCCAAAGCTGCCAAGTTATTTTACCGAAAAGGTAACTCTCATAGCAGTTATACAATTTTGGATTTTAGATTTTGGATTTTGGATTTGGGATTTTGGATTGACTCGACGGTTGAATATGCTGGCGCTCTAGCATTAAGGAATAATTACTCAAAAATATAGTTAATTAAAAATTGGGAATTTTAACCAGGATTAAATCTAAAGTTAAAAAAATCATGTAAACTATGTAAATAAAGTTAACAAATATTTAAATAATACCAAAACCATGCTATTTGCAATTCTCTTTGACTTAGACGGTACTATTGTAAACACTGACCCTATACACTACATAGCTTGGCAACAAAAGCTGGCTGATCATGGCATAGAAATTGACGAGGCTTTTTACCAATCCAGAATTAGCGGACGACTCAACCCAGAAATTGTGAAAGACATTTTGCCACAATTATCAGACGCAGAAGGGCTAAAATTTGCTGATGAAAAAGAAGCACTTTTTCGGGAACTTGCACCTAATTTAAAGCCTCTAAATGGATTTGCTGAATTACTAGCATGGACAGATGCACATAAATTAAAGCGCGCTTTGGTAACAAATGCGCCTAGAGCAAATGCTGAATTTATGCTAGAAGTTTTAGGCATTAAAGAAGCTTTTGAAATTGTTGTTTTAGCAGAAGATTGCACAGCAGGTAAACCCGATCCTACACCTTACCAAGTTGCTCTGAGTCAATTGGGGATTAAGGCAGATCAAGCGATCGCACTAGAAGATTCACCCTCAGGAATTCGTTCTGCTGTCGCTGCTGGTATTCGCACCCTTGGTATTGCTTCTACCCACGACCCCAAAATCTTGCTAGAAGTTGGTGCTTTTATTGCAATACCAGATTTTACCAGCTTACAACTGTGGACATTGCTTAATTCCATGACCGAAGGAGATTTAAGCGAAATATCATCAAATTTTTAATCTCAAAAAACTGGGGAAGTGAAACAGTAATTTACTCTCCCTTCCCCCATTACCAATTACCCAATTCCTATTTTTTAATTTTGCGATCGCGAGATATCGACCTGGCTTTAACTATTAACCCCAACCCCATCAACGAAGCTAACAAAGTTGTAGGTTCTGGTACATCACTTGGATTCGGTGCGTCTGGTGTGGGTGCTTCTGATTGTGAAACTGCTATGTCTTGTAAAACGCTATTTCCACTCACAGTTGGTAGACTGATGTAACTAGAGCTAGTTGCTTTTCCACCACCCATAATTTGTGGTAATCCTAGCCCTGCAATTACAGAACCTAATAAAATTTCTCCTGTACCGCCACCTCCTCCACCTTTGCCGTCAGGTATGATGGGCGGTATGATAGCTTTTTTATCGTCCTTCCTCACAGCCCATTCTTCTACTCCACCTTCCGCATTAGTGAATTGAGAGAATAGGTAAACATATTTCTGGGCTTCTTGTTCTTTAGCTTTTGATGAAAATAAACTGTCTTTTATATATACGAAATAATCATAGCTAGTATTGTCGGAGTTGATATCTTGAAGCAGCACCGAATTTTGTTCAATATCAAAAATTTTGGTGGCATTACCATCAAAAGTAGGATAATTAGCTAAATCAGGATTATTTCCTAGAAAAATTTCTAACTTTTCCAATACAATTTTTGATAAATCTTGACTGTTATTGGTAATAACTGGCTCGTTAATTCTTAAAATAAACTCACGATAATCTGTACCACCGATATTAACTATTGGTACATCGCTTAATTTTAATGAGTGAGAAACTTTCTCTGTATTCAGAGACTTACCTAAAAGTGCATCTGTGTTGTAACCTTGCTGGCTTGAACTACCCGCAGAAGGTTCAATCCGCAAAAATATATCGACTTCGTCTTTATCTGTCACAGTGTCATTGCTAATCTTCTGGACGCAAGCATCCTTACCTTTGATACAGGTGGAAGGACTGGGATTAATAGCGCTGATCTGTGTAGCAGAAGCTTCCTCAGCCACGATACTGATGAGGAAAAGCATCTCAAAGATTGCAATCAAGCCAAATCTTCTGAGAATTGTCCAAGCCTTAGGCAAAAATATTTTTTTTGTGTTGTGTAAAGATAAATGGTCGTTTAAATACGTAGACATAGCAATTCTGGCATTTTAAATTTAGGTATAATTTTTACTAAAGTTAAAGAGTTTATTCAGTAATAATGACCAAACTAATCCAAAGATTAGCAGTATTGAAAGCCAAAATTATTAATTTTATACAATCTTTATATTAATTACTGAGAATGAGAAAATTTATTAAAGTATAATTTCAGACTTTTGATAAGTACTTATAGCTAGAAGAATTGTGAAGAGAGCGATCGCTTCCCTACAGAAATTTTGCAACCCAGAGAATAGGCGGTTCTACAGCATCTTCAAACGTCGGAACCTCTGAGTTGGAGAGACGCGATTAATCGCGTCTGTACAAGAGTAAAAATCCCATTTAGGCTTTCATGCAACGCTTGTGCAATGTTTTCATGGGGACTGTTTCCCCTGCTTGCCAAAGCGAATGATTATTTTTTATTTAGAAGTCCCGAATCGTGCTGCTCATCCTACTGATATAGATGTTTAAGGCTTGTAAATTAACAATAGTAGTAGGAATTACATTTAGATTTATCATCAATAAACATCATCAAAAGGAAAATTAAATTAATGCACAGGCGGCTTATATCAATTTTTAGCCATCGTACTTTTATTGTCTTTATCAGTATGATGTTGTTGTCTGAATCTATAGGTATGACAGCAAGGGCAATAAATTTAGAAATAGCGCAAAAACCTACCACTAACAGCCAAAATCTTAGCCCTGCTCAACAAAGAGCCTACGCGCAAGCAAAGCAGCTATTACAAACAGCAAACCAACTGTTACAACAGGGAACTCCAGCCTCTCGTCAGCAGGCTCTAGCTAAATATTTAGAAGCACTAAAAATTTGGCGAGAAATTGGCGATAGCTCTCAGGAAGCTACTACACTTTTAAGCATTGGGACTCTTTATTATTTCCAAGGCGACAACTCCAAAGCTTTGGAATATTTCAACCAAGGTTTATCTATTAGACGGCAACTCAAAGACCGACTGGGGGAAGCTGTCATGCTTCAGTCCATTGCTGGCGCATATTACAACTTAGAAGAAAAGCTCAAAGCATTAGAATATTACAACCAAGCTTTATCTATATTTCAAGCTGAAAAACAATCCTATTTTGCAGCTGGTGTATTAATTGGGATTGGCAGAATTTATTTTACTTCTGGTGAAACCCAAAAGGCATTAGATTTTTACAATCAAGCTTTAAATTTGCAACGTGCTAGTCAGGATTTAGATGGACAAGTTAACACTTTGGAAACAATTGGTCGAGCTTATAGCCAATTAGGTGAACCACAAAAAGCTTTAACAGCTTTAAATCAAGCCTTAGAAATTCAGCGAACTAGAAAGAATATTGCCGGGCAAGTTGATACTCTCACGAACATAGCGACTCTCTACAGTTCACTGGGAGATAATCAAAGAGCCAGGGAAACGTTAAACCAAATACTAGAACTGCAAAAACAGTTATCACAACCAGACCCTAACAGGCAAGCAATCACTTATATGGGTATAGGTGTCACCTATGTGGTTGCTAACGATTATCAAAAGGCACTGGAATATTATAATC contains the following coding sequences:
- a CDS encoding S-methyl-5'-thioadenosine phosphorylase translates to MAEAQIGIIGGSGLYKMDALKDIEEVQVDTPFGSPSDALILGTLDGTKVAFLARHGRNHTLLPSELPFRANIYAMKKLGVKYLISASAVGSLKAEAKPLDMVIPDQFIDRTKNRISTFFGEGIVAHIAFGDPVCHNLANVLADAIASLNLADVTLHRGGTYVCMEGPAFSTKAESNLYRSWGATVIGMTNLPEAKLAREAEIAYATLALVTDYDCWHPDHDSVTVEMVIGNLQRNAVNAQKVIQETVRRLSENPPISDAHSALKYAILTPLDKAPTTTKEKLGLLLEKYLK
- a CDS encoding HAD family hydrolase, with amino-acid sequence MLFAILFDLDGTIVNTDPIHYIAWQQKLADHGIEIDEAFYQSRISGRLNPEIVKDILPQLSDAEGLKFADEKEALFRELAPNLKPLNGFAELLAWTDAHKLKRALVTNAPRANAEFMLEVLGIKEAFEIVVLAEDCTAGKPDPTPYQVALSQLGIKADQAIALEDSPSGIRSAVAAGIRTLGIASTHDPKILLEVGAFIAIPDFTSLQLWTLLNSMTEGDLSEISSNF